The following coding sequences lie in one Alosa sapidissima isolate fAloSap1 chromosome 15, fAloSap1.pri, whole genome shotgun sequence genomic window:
- the galnt17 gene encoding polypeptide N-acetylgalactosaminyltransferase 17: MIRLIGFRTPTSLMAFMTRRWKVLLVLNVIAVGGFITFWGKCNIRTSKGIGLDALADVRRHTGLNITGQDASITHEILLRRLGSLEDVVYRQLNGLSKSLGLIEGFGGRGRGGLPATLTPAEEKEAKYLKEKYGYNAYLSDKISLDRSIPDYRPSKCRKVYYPRDLPQISLIFIFVNEALSVILRSVHSAVNHTPAHLLKEIILVDDNSDEEQLKGPLEEYVNKRYPGLVKIVRNQKREGLIRARIEGWKVATGEVTGFFDAHVEFTPSWAEPVLARIKEDRKRIILPSIDNIKYETFELERYENSGHGYNWELWCMYISPPKQWWDEGDTTAPIRTPAMIGCSFVVNRDYFGELGLLDSGMDVYGGENIELGIRVWLCGGSMEVLPCSRVAHIARTKKPYHSNIAFHTRRNALRVAEVWMDEYKSNVYLAWNLPMENHGIDYGDISQRVAIRKSLQCKNFEWYLDNIYPEMRRYNSTLFYGEIRNNNVTNLCVDQGEKENHTATLHPCHGWGPQLGRYTKEGYLFLGPLGSTGEDTRCVVDDRVSNSPQLLNCEKISNMQQKTWNFAQNEAMVNRATGRCLEVVPANVLFGYMLVLRSCTGQRWTIKNTMKQ, encoded by the exons ATG ATACGACTAATCGGCTTCAGGACACCAACATCTTTAATGGCATTTATGACAAGAAGGTGGAAAGTTTTATTGGTCCTGAACGTGATAGCAGTGGGTGGATTCATTACTTTTTGGGGCAAGTGTAATATACGTACATCCAAAGGGATTGGTCTGGATGCTTTGGCTGATGTGAGAAGACACACAGGTTTGAACATCACTGGGCAAGACGCAAGCATCACTCATGAAATTCTGTTAAGAAGACTAGGATCCCTGGAAGACGTGGTGTACAGGCAACTGAACG GCTTATCCAAATCACTGGGACTCATTGAAGGCTTTGGAGGTCGTGGTAGAGGAGGTCTGCCAGCAACCTTAACTCCAGCTGAAGAGAAAGAGGCCAAATACCTAAAGGAGAAATATGGCTACAATGCATATCTCAGTGACAAGATATCACTGGACAGATCCATCCCAGACTATCGACCGAGCAA GTGCAGAAAGGTGTACTACCCAAGAGACCTTCCCCAGATCTCGCTCATCTTCATCTTTGTGAACGAGGCGCTCTCTGTCATCCTGCGCTCTGTCCACTCAGCCGTCAATCACACACCGGCCCACCTCCTCAAGGAGATCATCCTGGTGGACGACAACAGCGATGAAG AGCAATTGAAAGGGCCGCTGGAGGAGTATGTCAACAAGCGCTACCCGGGACTCGTCAAAATCGTGCGCAATCAGAAGAGAGAGGGGCTCATCCGCGCCCGCATCGAGGGCTGGAAAGTGGCCACCGGGGAGGTGACGGGCTTCTTTGATGCCCACGTCGAGTTCACTCCCTCTTG GGCTGAACCGGTTCTGGCTAGAATCAAGGAGGATCGCAAGAGGATCATCCTGCCCTCCATAGACAACATCAAGTATGAGACCTTTGAGCTGGAGCGCTATGAGAACTCTGGCCACGGGTACAACTGGGAGCTGTGGTGCATGTACATCAGTCCTCCGAAGCAGTGGTGGGACGAAGGGGACACCACAGCGCCCATCAG GACTCCTGCAATGATCGGATGCTCGTTCGTTGTGAACCGCGACTACTTTGGAGAGCTGGGTTTGCTGGACTCTGGCATGGATGTCTACGGAGGAGAGAATATTGAGCTCGGAATCAGG GTTTGGCTGTGTGGCGGTAGCATGGAGGTGCTGCCTTGCTCCAGGGTGGCCCACATTGCCAGAACCAAAAAGCCGTACCACAGCAATATCGCCTTCCACACCCGCCGCAACGCACTGCGGGTCGCAGAGGTCTGGATGGACGAGTACAAATCTAACGTCTACTTGGCCTGGAACCTCCCCATGGAG AACCATGGGATTGATTATGGTGACATATCCCAGAGAGTGGCAATTAGGAAAAGTCTTCAGTGCAAAAACTTTGAGTGGTACCTGGACAACATCTACCCAGAGATGAGGAGGTACAATAGCACTCTGTTTTATGGAGAG ATACGCAACAACAATGTGACAAATCTTTGTGTGGATCAAGGTGAAAAGGAGAACCATACAGCTACACTGCATCCATGTCATGGGTGGGGTCCTCAG CTGGGTCGCTACACTAAGGAGGGCTATCTGTTCCTGGGTCCACTGGGGAGCACTGGAGAGGACACACGCTGCGTCGTGGATGACCGCGTCAGCAACTCTCCGCAGCTCCTCAACTGTGAGAAAATCTCCAACATGCAACAAAAGACATGGAACTTCGCTCAG AACGAGGCGATGGTGAACAGAGCCACAGGCCGCTGTCTGGAGGTGGTGCCGGCTAACGTGCTCTTCGGCTACATGCTGGTGCTGAGGTCCTGCACCGGCCAGAGGTGGACCATCAAGAACACAATGAAGCAGTGA